A genomic stretch from Brachyhypopomus gauderio isolate BG-103 unplaced genomic scaffold, BGAUD_0.2 sc37, whole genome shotgun sequence includes:
- the LOC143485751 gene encoding uncharacterized protein LOC143485751 — translation MNDQHYMFTLRLYFHLHNININQKYTKTMELLTKQALHVDITGKLRFSSYAEKSQISSPADEYEEEHHTESDDGPFTVTMFPIAPDNKTVALSTNTFIIWHREWQARKNIPDDEIASLKNTEKVLWPRIVGGTAGPEWGNHYILWVFDNPGKELRVYDSMSASFTIESDDMDMLRNIFRQHDSLNGWKVSSAQSWKQNDSVNCGVFVCTMAEMDMRAAKISEDTLHYGQICHLRLYHASCLVRNMVSEV, via the exons ATGAATGATCAACATTATATGTTTACCTTGAGGTTATATTTTCATCTTCACAACATCAACATTAACCAAAAATACACCAAGACTATGGAGCTACTAACCAAGCAAGCCTTGCATGTGGACATCACAGGGAAGCTGAGATTCAGCTCTTATG CAGAGAAGAGTCAAATCTCATCTCCTGCAGATGAGTATGAAGAAGAGCATCACACCGAATCTGATGACGGTCCATTTACAGTAACCATGTTTCCTATTGCTCCTGACAATAAG ACTGTTGCTCTGTCAACAAACACATTCATCATATGGCACAGGGAATGGCAAGCCAGAAAAAACATTCCAGATGATGAAATCGCATCTCTAAAG AACACTGAAAAGGTGTTGTGGCCACGAATTGTTGGGGGCACTGCTGGTCCAGAATGGGGAAATCACTATATACTTTGG GTTTTTGATAACCCTGGAAAAGAGCTTCGAGTTTATGACTCAATGAGTGCTAGTTTCACAATTGAAAGTGATGACATGGACATGCTGAG AAACATATTTCGACAACATGATTCACTGAATGGGTGGAAAGTTTCAAGTGCACAGTCATGGAAACAAAATGACAGTGTCAACTGCGGTGTGTTCGTTTGCACG ATGGCAGAGATGGATATGAGAGCTGCCAAAATATCAGAAGACACTCTTCATTATGGACAGATTTGCCATTTACGTTTGTACCATGCTTCCTGCCTGGTGAGGAATATGGTGTCTGAGGTATGA